The sequence below is a genomic window from Armatimonadota bacterium.
CCTAAGGGGTCTTGGCAAACAAGGACGTTGGTCGTCTTTGCAATGTTCTCGGTCATCGGTGGCCAGTTTTCAATGGGATAAATACGGGGTTATCGTTCAGTCAATTGATAGCGATTTTCCAAAATGGATTAAAGATAAAAGAAATGTGCAAGATTGCAAGGCTTTGGCATGGACTTTGTTCTGCCGTCTGTGTATGAAAATTTGCACGGCCCTCGCGTGGCTTCTCTCGGGTACGGCTGCGGTTCTGTCGATGGGTGCCATCGTTCAGACGAAAGACCGTCCGAGCGATGACTATCTCGTATCGCAGGCAAAGGCGGCCGAAAATCGGGCGCCGAAGATCGACTATCCGACGACCGATGTGCGCGGGCGAAAGATCCCTCAATTCGACATGCTGATCGTCATGACCGGATGTAAGTCGTGCTCCGATTTTCGTATCAAGGCGAAAACGTTCATGGATTCGCATCCCGAATGGGCTTTTCTGGTTGTAACGCCCGACATGGTGGACATGGACGGCTTTCTCAAAACTGATAACTACTATGTTGTTGAAATGAAGGCGGGCACCAAGCTGGCAGAACTTGCTTCTGGAGTGTATCAGCGATGAGAAAGAACGGCTTTACATTGGTTGAGATTCTGAGCGTGATCGCTATTCTCGCGATCCTCTCCGCGATCTTGTTTCCCGTGATGGCAAAAGCTAGTGGCGAGGCAAAAGCGAAGGCAGCCGGTCAAAATCTTCGCGGTTTTTGGCAAGGGCTAATGTTGTATCAGAGCGACAACGACCCCAAGGTCGAGTACGGCGAGGCCCAAGAGATGGGACTTCCGTCGAGCGAAACCTTTATGAATTTCGTCAACGGCTACACACACGACTATCACAACAGTTGGCGCACTAAGACACAGTTTTTCCCGTGCGGGCTGGATCAAGATGGACCGCTCCGCTCTGTTGGCTTAATCTACGGTCCGTGGGACTACAACTGGGTGCCCGACGTTGAGAAGCTTCAAGGAGACACCATGGTCATGGCCGACAAGAACTGCAACCCGACGGGGACTCGCCTGTTCTGTCAGTTTTGCATGAAGCGATCGATCGGCATCACCCTTGCCGGAACCATCAAGGATCGATCTAACGATAAGTGGATCGTTACTAACCAAAAGTTCTACCAATAACCCAAGTTTCGGAAGTTGCCTTCCGGGAGTGATTCATGAAAAGAAACACGAAATTATTCATCGTGAGCTTGCTTGCGTGCACGCTCATCTCATCAAATGCTTACAGTGGTAGCACGGGAACATCCGGCGGGGACGGTAAAGTGTCGGTGTGCATATCCTGCGACGAAATTCCGATTCCTAATCTGTTCTGCCCAATTGTTAGTAGCGAAAACAAACTTTGCGGCACCGAGAATTGGATCGTCAATGGAAGCCAAGACTGTCGCCGAATCATTAAGACGACCGTTTGGTGCGAAACCGGCGGCACCCAGGTTTACACACACACGGAATGGGCCGGAACGGATACTTGGTGCAACGGAGATAACCTCGATTGCCAACACTAGGGACAATGAAGCATCGACAAACAATTTTGGTCAGCATCGCGGCTATGATGGTCGCGGGCTACTGGTACCACCAATCCCGTCAGGATACGATTCGGACGGCCTCCGACAAGTTCGGACGGGCCGTCTTGGCCGCCGACACGGATGCGCTCTGGAACTTTTTGCCGCAGGAGGATCGCAAGTTCTACGGATTCGACAAACAGCGATTTGGCTCCTTCTGGTCTCAGGCAATTGCTCCAGGCTTCAAGCGGTTCGACTGCTATCGCATTTCCACAGGCGATTCGAATGGCTTGGAGGTCGAATTTTGGGATTCCCGCCAGAAAGAGTACGCTAATCCAAATTGGAACCGGGCGAGGCTTCTTGTCTCTGGACAGTTGGGAGATTACTTCTCGCCCTACCTGGTGGCGTGTTCAATTTCTAATGTGTCAGTTCAGGATCCAACGGAAATCAGAACTGACCAGTATGTTCGTTTCATCAAGTTGGACCATTGGCTAACTTCTCATCGAGGCCTCCTGGAGGGCATGGGAGTTGCAAAGATTTGTCGTGGTCCGGGTTTCGACAAAGGGCAAACCATAGACCAACTTCTCGCTGACTATCGACTTGCTCAAGTCGAGCTCAAAAAACGGGTCGCCGTCGCAAGCCTCTAGCTTAGGCGGGGACCCTTTCCAATTTTTTACAGACCGTTCCTTGAGTTTGAGTCAGATTCAACGGTAAGGTATCCCACAATGCTGAAAACCGTCGGTCTGACAAAGGCGTATGAAGCCACGGTCGCCCTTGATGCTTTCGATTTCGAGGTTCATGCCGGAGAGGTAGTCGGCGTTATTGGCGAAAATGGGGCGGGCAAAAGCACGCTGATGAAGCTCCTGTCGGGCATTATCCAGCCCACCGCCGGGCACATTGAAGTCGACGAAAAACCAGTGCGGATGAAGGACACCACCCACGCTTCTCGCCTGGGAATTCAGATCGTCCATCAGGAGCTAAACCTGATTCCAACCCTCAGCGCCGAGGATAATCTTTTCCTCGGAGCCGAAAAAGGAAGCGCCCTGGTCGATCGGAACGCAACTCGTCGGGAAGCGGTCAGCTTGCTTGATCGGGTTGGGGCGAAGTTCGCGCCGACGACCCTTTGCGAAGACCTGTCTATTGCCGAGCAGCAGCTCGTCGAGATCGCCAAAGCCCTGTCAAAGAAAGCGCGCCTTCTCATCCTCGACGAGCCCACAGCGGTTTTGAGCGATGTCGAATCGCGGATGCTCTTTGACATTGTCGCAAAGCTGCGAGCCGACGGCGTCGCCATCCTCTATGTTTCCCACCGCCTTCCCGAAATCCTCGAAATCTGCTCGCGGATCGTGGTCCTTCGCGATGGCCAAAAAGTCGCCGATCAGGATCCAACTGGTCTCTCCGAAAGCGATCTTGCGAACCTGATGGTGGGGCGAAAACTCGAAGACGTCTTTCCGGACAAAGCCCCGATCCAAGACGAGATGGTCCTCGAAGTCGAAAGCTTTTCGGTGCCCGGTTACGCAAAAGGAGTTTCGTTCTCGGTCAAGGCGGGAGAAATTCTTGGCTTCGCTGGGCTCATCGGATCGGGACGGACGGAAACTTGCGAGGGAGTTGTCGGAGTTCGAAGCGGACGGGGGAAAGTCTCCGTTCGTGGCAAAACGCTCCCCAGTCTCTCGATAACGGCCACCAAAAAGGCGGGCCTTGTCTACGTCTCGGAGGACCGGAAAGGGAAGGGCCTGGTGGTGAGCATGTCTATCGAAGAAAACATGGCCCTCGCCAACCTCAATTCCCTTAACTCGACCAAGAAGAGGCTTGCGAATGCTGCGAAGTGGATTGGCGACCTAAAAATTAAAGTGCCCGACGCCAGCCTACCCATGACATCGCTCTCCGGGGGGAATCAACAAAAATGTTCCGTGGCCAAGTGGCTTGAAACCGATCCAGCCGTCATCATTCTCGACGAACCGACCCGTGGTATCGACGTTGGGTCGAAGGCCGAAATGTACCGGCTGATTGCCTCGTTGGCCGAATCGGGCCTAGCCTGCATCGTCATCTCTAGCGAGATGCCAGAATTGATCGGCTTGGCTCACCGAGTCGCCGTGTTTCGAGAGGGAAGAATAGTGGGCGAACTGGTGGGTGAAGATATTAGCGAAGCCAAGATCATGGCATTGGCGGCAGGTGTGGAAGGAGAAGCAGCGTGAAGAAATTTATACAACAATATGGGGCTCTAATTGCACTGATCGTGCTGATCATCTTCAACACGATTTGGCAGGGTCACGACTTCTACGCCGCTGAAAACATCCGAAATATCCTCGCCCAAAACTCGGCTAAGGGCATGATCGCTATCGGGATGACCCTTGTTATCATTGCTGGCGGAATCGATCTCTCGGTCGGCAGCATGGTTGGCCTGCTGAGCGTCCTTATCTTGCTGGGCCTCAATAAATGGAACAGCATGCCCGCTGCTTACGGCATTGCCATCTTCGGTGGGATCCTTATCGGTTTCTTCAATGGCCTCCTGGTTTCGCTGGGGCGCATCGCGCCTTTCGTGGCCACACTGGCAGGGCTCGGTGCCTTTCGCTCACTAGCGATGGCTATCACCAATGCGGGGCAGGTCACGACCACCAATCCAAACTTTGAGAACATCGCAAATGGTGGATTTCCCCTTCCGGGACTCCACACTGTCTCCGGCGATCCGTTGGTTATCTACTGGCCGATTCTCGTCTTCTTTGGACTGGGGGCCATTGCTGCTTTCATTCTCAACCGCTCAGTATTTGGCCGACGCCTCATCGCGACCGGCGCTAACGAGCAAGCTTCCGAGTATTCGGGCATCAAAACCAATTCGGTCAAGCTGGCCAGCTACTCGCTCCTTGGTCTGATGACGGGCATTGCCGCCCTCTGCCTTACCGCCCGCTACAACTCGGCCTCGTCCGCCACCCAGGGCCTCTACTATGAACTCGACGCCATCGCCGCCGTGGTGATTGGGGGAACAAGCCTCTCCGGTGGACGAGGGCGAATCGGAACCACCGTCATCGGCGTCCTGATCCT
It includes:
- a CDS encoding prepilin-type N-terminal cleavage/methylation domain-containing protein, which translates into the protein MRKNGFTLVEILSVIAILAILSAILFPVMAKASGEAKAKAAGQNLRGFWQGLMLYQSDNDPKVEYGEAQEMGLPSSETFMNFVNGYTHDYHNSWRTKTQFFPCGLDQDGPLRSVGLIYGPWDYNWVPDVEKLQGDTMVMADKNCNPTGTRLFCQFCMKRSIGITLAGTIKDRSNDKWIVTNQKFYQ
- a CDS encoding ribose ABC transporter permease, producing MKKFIQQYGALIALIVLIIFNTIWQGHDFYAAENIRNILAQNSAKGMIAIGMTLVIIAGGIDLSVGSMVGLLSVLILLGLNKWNSMPAAYGIAIFGGILIGFFNGLLVSLGRIAPFVATLAGLGAFRSLAMAITNAGQVTTTNPNFENIANGGFPLPGLHTVSGDPLVIYWPILVFFGLGAIAAFILNRSVFGRRLIATGANEQASEYSGIKTNSVKLASYSLLGLMTGIAALCLTARYNSASSATQGLYYELDAIAAVVIGGTSLSGGRGRIGTTVIGVLILGLVDNMLTTKGIDSNWQGCVKGVIILLAVLLQRNSSRK
- a CDS encoding ATP-binding cassette domain-containing protein, whose protein sequence is MLKTVGLTKAYEATVALDAFDFEVHAGEVVGVIGENGAGKSTLMKLLSGIIQPTAGHIEVDEKPVRMKDTTHASRLGIQIVHQELNLIPTLSAEDNLFLGAEKGSALVDRNATRREAVSLLDRVGAKFAPTTLCEDLSIAEQQLVEIAKALSKKARLLILDEPTAVLSDVESRMLFDIVAKLRADGVAILYVSHRLPEILEICSRIVVLRDGQKVADQDPTGLSESDLANLMVGRKLEDVFPDKAPIQDEMVLEVESFSVPGYAKGVSFSVKAGEILGFAGLIGSGRTETCEGVVGVRSGRGKVSVRGKTLPSLSITATKKAGLVYVSEDRKGKGLVVSMSIEENMALANLNSLNSTKKRLANAAKWIGDLKIKVPDASLPMTSLSGGNQQKCSVAKWLETDPAVIILDEPTRGIDVGSKAEMYRLIASLAESGLACIVISSEMPELIGLAHRVAVFREGRIVGELVGEDISEAKIMALAAGVEGEAA